A single window of Archangium gephyra DNA harbors:
- a CDS encoding AAA family ATPase, which yields MTNEVINFRSEWVRHGDLLGREDILAELDRLLGQGGDTRGWVLVKGGPGMGKSALLAHYLARLHRSGQRIPHHFLRRGVQGWDRPEVAARNLAAQVEALLPEQAQPDARPELRLQENLQRISDEVLVPRGERLLLVVDGLDEAEPVADGQNPLPYFLPEVLPQGVHVLCASRPTYPYLSWLEAKDRVRRIDLDDERWAGSNEQVVRRYWDHVAPQFTPPLAPSLVQEAVRRANGNVLYTLKLSDWLQEQPLERRRVELLPQGLEAFLVEVWLRLQALPAHERTVAFTGLGLIAAAREALPLSVLATIAGWRDVEGGERFVRATRPFLLEEPESWGGERAWRPFHESFREFIARRLGVEGMRREHRRLAEHLCTWPVEAVGNDFRWHYALHHGVVHWVEAGDWQRVRSLCTDLGHLEMKCREAGVSAVEEDLSRAANVSREDDQGLLRELHRAVQTGSHWLRQDPRAMAQLVYNRLRTSRWTNSRIEELLRFPDGLPALRLRHAVRRSGGELRTLVGHETAVYGCALTTDGRRAISAADDCNLKVWDLETGRTLATLEGHANSVMACSVTPDGQRAVSASWDGTLKIWELETGSLLATLEGHTRPVLGCAVTADGQRVISASDDGTLKVWEPETGGVLATLEGHAKSVTACSVTPDGRRAVSASDDGTLKVWDLETNCALATLEGHTSAVTACAVTADGRRAVSASRDGSLKVWDLETMRALATLEHHTSTVTACAVTADGRRAVSVFGDGVLRVWELETGRALVTLEGHTAPVNACAVTADGRRAITASEDETLKVWDLEASRFLPMLEGHTGRVNACALSADGQRAVSGSDDSTLKVWDLETGEVLATLEGHTASVNACALPVDGRRALSASDDGTLKVWDLETRRALATLEGHNGAVLACAVTADGKRAVSASWDRTLKIWDLETGRIMATLEHHTGPVFGCAVTADGQRAVSTSDDGTLKVWDLETSHTWATVEGYRGPAYGCAVTADGRRAVSTSTYGALKVWDLDTGRVLYTLEHNEGLIYGCSVTTDSRRVVSASFGGTLKVWDLYSGECLQTLYGNGAFYSVATVGDVICAGDHLGNVWILEAKPRPQKLRTETTSEEKRAMDLGIVIALKEEFRVFRELLPSGLRAERDEKTGQFDYTFTLSGSPHSCVVSFIGEMNPENAALHTERLLSRWNPRTVVMLGIAAGLHQDVRVGDVVVASQVDNYLASAKALPGSAPGSFEFSLGGTVFQGDHDFITRVRNLEFAEREAFISWHQLCQESLAKHVPEQARTELVRQRLIRAEPELLDVHLASGPVVGAAQEFTRWLREKRDRNLKALDMESAGLMASAFKRVEPTRTLVIRGISDYGDERKITLDALGEGALRRHAMHNATTLLWILLRSGVLPSSST from the coding sequence GGGGATTTGCTCGGGCGGGAGGACATCCTGGCCGAACTGGATCGGCTCCTGGGGCAGGGCGGGGACACACGCGGGTGGGTGCTCGTCAAGGGCGGCCCCGGAATGGGCAAGAGCGCGCTTCTCGCCCACTACCTCGCACGGCTGCACCGCTCGGGGCAGCGCATCCCCCACCACTTCCTGCGGCGCGGTGTGCAGGGCTGGGACCGCCCCGAGGTGGCAGCCCGGAACCTCGCTGCCCAGGTCGAGGCGCTGCTCCCCGAGCAGGCTCAGCCCGACGCCCGGCCCGAATTGCGCCTTCAGGAAAATCTCCAGCGCATCTCCGACGAGGTGCTCGTCCCGCGTGGAGAGCGACTGCTGCTTGTCGTTGATGGGCTCGACGAGGCCGAGCCCGTGGCCGACGGGCAGAACCCGCTTCCGTACTTCCTCCCCGAGGTGCTGCCCCAAGGGGTGCACGTCCTCTGTGCCTCGCGGCCCACCTATCCGTATCTCTCCTGGTTGGAGGCCAAGGACCGCGTCCGCCGCATCGACCTGGATGACGAGCGCTGGGCGGGCTCGAACGAGCAGGTTGTTCGAAGGTACTGGGATCACGTCGCCCCTCAATTTACCCCCCCGCTCGCCCCGTCGCTGGTCCAGGAGGCCGTGCGACGCGCCAACGGAAACGTCCTCTACACCCTCAAGCTCTCCGACTGGCTTCAGGAGCAACCGCTGGAGCGACGCCGGGTGGAACTCCTCCCCCAGGGGCTCGAGGCCTTCCTCGTCGAGGTCTGGCTGCGGCTCCAGGCTCTTCCTGCGCACGAGCGGACCGTGGCGTTCACGGGACTTGGGTTGATCGCCGCGGCCCGCGAGGCCCTGCCGCTTTCGGTGCTCGCGACCATCGCGGGCTGGCGGGACGTGGAAGGCGGAGAGCGCTTCGTCCGCGCGACGCGACCGTTCCTCCTAGAGGAGCCGGAGTCCTGGGGAGGCGAGCGCGCTTGGCGGCCCTTCCACGAATCCTTCCGTGAATTCATCGCGCGCAGACTGGGAGTGGAGGGGATGCGTCGGGAGCACCGCCGTCTGGCGGAGCACCTCTGCACGTGGCCAGTGGAGGCAGTGGGGAATGACTTCCGTTGGCACTACGCCCTGCACCATGGCGTGGTGCACTGGGTGGAGGCAGGGGACTGGCAGCGGGTGCGTTCGCTCTGCACCGACTTGGGCCACCTTGAGATGAAGTGCCGGGAGGCGGGAGTCTCCGCCGTCGAGGAAGACCTGTCGCGAGCGGCCAACGTCTCGCGGGAAGACGACCAGGGGCTTCTGCGAGAATTGCACCGAGCCGTGCAGACTGGGTCGCACTGGTTGCGGCAAGACCCTAGAGCCATGGCACAGCTCGTCTATAACCGGCTTCGGACTTCGAGGTGGACAAACTCCCGGATCGAGGAGCTATTGAGATTTCCCGACGGGCTACCCGCGCTCCGCCTCCGACATGCCGTGCGGAGAAGTGGAGGCGAACTGCGCACGCTCGTGGGCCATGAGACTGCAGTGTATGGCTGTGCGCTTACGACCGATGGCCGGAGAGCGATCTCCGCCGCTGATGATTGTAACCTCAAGGTGTGGGATCTGGAGACAGGACGCACCCTGGCTACATTGGAGGGTCACGCCAACTCGGTAATGGCTTGCTCAGTGACGCCCGATGGCCAACGAGCAGTCTCCGCCTCGTGGGACGGGACGCTCAAGATCTGGGAATTGGAAACGGGCAGCCTCCTGGCCACGCTAGAGGGCCACACCAGACCCGTATTGGGCTGCGCAGTAACGGCCGACGGCCAGCGTGTCATCTCTGCCTCGGACGATGGCACCCTCAAGGTGTGGGAGCCTGAGACAGGAGGCGTCCTGGCTACGTTAGAGGGCCACGCCAAATCGGTAACGGCCTGCTCAGTAACGCCCGATGGCCGGCGTGCCGTCTCTGCGTCCGACGATGGCACGCTCAAGGTATGGGACTTGGAGACAAATTGCGCCTTGGCCACGCTAGAGGGCCACACCAGCGCAGTGACGGCCTGCGCGGTTACGGCCGATGGCCGGCGCGCCGTCTCTGCCTCCCGTGATGGCTCTCTCAAAGTATGGGACCTAGAGACAATGCGCGCTCTGGCCACGCTGGAGCACCACACCAGCACAGTGACGGCCTGTGCGGTGACAGCTGACGGCCGACGCGCCGTCTCTGTCTTCGGTGATGGCGTCCTCAGGGTATGGGAGTTGGAGACGGGCCGAGCCCTGGTCACGTTGGAGGGCCACACTGCTCCAGTGAATGCCTGCGCAGTAACAGCCGACGGCCGTCGCGCTATCACGGCCTCCGAAGATGAAACGCTCAAGGTGTGGGACCTGGAGGCCAGTCGCTTTCTGCCCATGCTGGAGGGTCACACGGGCCGAGTGAATGCCTGCGCATTGTCTGCCGATGGTCAGCGCGCTGTCTCGGGCTCCGACGATAGCACCCTTAAGGTGTGGGACTTGGAGACAGGGGAGGTCCTGGCCACGCTGGAGGGTCACACAGCTTCAGTGAACGCCTGCGCATTACCAGTCGATGGTAGGCGAGCGCTCTCCGCCTCTGATGATGGCACTCTCAAGGTGTGGGACCTGGAAACAAGACGCGCCCTGGCCACGTTGGAAGGCCACAACGGCGCAGTGCTTGCCTGCGCGGTAACAGCCGACGGCAAACGTGCAGTCTCCGCCTCTTGGGACAGGACGCTAAAAATCTGGGACTTGGAGACAGGCCGCATCATGGCCACGCTGGAGCACCACACCGGACCCGTATTTGGCTGCGCGGTAACAGCCGACGGTCAGCGTGCCGTCTCCACTTCTGACGACGGTACACTCAAAGTATGGGACTTGGAGACAAGCCACACCTGGGCCACAGTGGAGGGTTATAGGGGGCCCGCGTATGGCTGCGCGGTGACAGCCGATGGTCGGCGCGCCGTTTCCACATCAACCTATGGGGCGCTCAAGGTGTGGGACTTGGACACGGGCCGCGTCCTATACACATTGGAGCACAATGAGGGACTCATATATGGCTGCTCGGTGACGACAGATAGCCGGAGAGTGGTCTCCGCCTCCTTTGGCGGAACACTCAAAGTATGGGACCTCTACTCCGGAGAATGTCTACAAACACTTTATGGAAACGGAGCCTTCTATTCCGTCGCCACTGTAGGGGATGTCATCTGCGCGGGTGATCACCTCGGTAACGTCTGGATATTGGAGGCGAAGCCCCGCCCCCAGAAACTCCGTACTGAAACAACCTCGGAAGAGAAAAGAGCCATGGATCTCGGCATTGTCATCGCGCTTAAGGAAGAGTTCCGCGTGTTCCGAGAGTTGTTGCCCTCAGGCCTGCGCGCCGAACGGGATGAGAAGACGGGACAGTTCGACTACACCTTCACACTCTCCGGTTCGCCCCACAGTTGTGTCGTCTCGTTCATCGGAGAAATGAACCCCGAGAACGCGGCGCTCCACACTGAGCGCCTCCTGTCCCGGTGGAACCCTCGCACCGTCGTGATGCTCGGCATCGCCGCGGGCCTCCACCAGGACGTCCGCGTCGGGGACGTCGTCGTCGCCTCCCAGGTGGACAACTACCTCGCCTCCGCGAAGGCCCTGCCGGGCTCGGCTCCGGGCTCGTTCGAGTTCTCCCTCGGTGGCACCGTGTTCCAGGGCGACCACGACTTCATCACCCGCGTGCGCAACCTCGAGTTTGCCGAGCGCGAGGCCTTCATCTCTTGGCACCAGCTCTGCCAGGAGTCCCTAGCGAAGCACGTGCCCGAGCAGGCTCGCACCGAGCTCGTCCGCCAGCGCCTCATCCGCGCTGAGCCCGAATTGCTCGACGTTCACCTTGCCTCAGGCCCCGTCGTCGGCGCCGCCCAGGAGTTCACCCGCTGGCTGCGTGAGAAGCGCGACCGCAACCTCAAGGCGCTCGACATGGAGTCCGCCGGCCTCATGGCCTCGGCCTTCAAGCGCGTCGAACCCACTCGCACCCTCGTCATTCGCGGTATCTCCGACTACGGCGACGAGCGCAAGATCACCCTGGACGCGCTCGGCGAGGGGGCCCTGCGCCGCCACGCCATGCACAACGCCACCACGCTGCTGTGGATCCTGCTGCGCTCAGGCGTACTCCCTTCCTCCTCCACCTAA